From the genome of Eublepharis macularius isolate TG4126 chromosome 12, MPM_Emac_v1.0, whole genome shotgun sequence, one region includes:
- the PSMB11 gene encoding proteasome subunit beta type-11: MNLRSRPTCWPLLPPRRTTVPPPFLLPHGTTTLAFRCSHGVVVAADTRSSCGSLVCDPASRKVITLHRHLIATTSGTSADCATWLRILRCSLRLRHLQEGQQPSTAGAAKLLAFLLRGCHNKDLCVATLLCGWDRMGPSLHYVYSDGTCLSGDVFSVGSGSPYAYAVLDGAYRYDLPLAEAFALARQAVAHAAHRDAYSGGNVDLYYVQQSGWICVSREDVGRIYQVLGEMEEEEEEEDCEGKKSGKEQTKLNQ, translated from the coding sequence ATGAATCTCCGTTCACGGCCCACCTGTTGGCCTCTGCTGCCCCCCCGCAGGACAACGGTACCCCCACCCTTCTTGCTGCCCCACGGCACAACGACCCTGGCCTTCCGCTGCAGCCACGGGGTGGTCGTGGCAGCCGATACCCGGTCCTCCTGTGGAAGCCTCGTCTGTGACCCAGCTTCCCGCAAGGTCATTACGCTCCATCGTCACCTGATAGCAACCACATCTGGGACCTCTGCGGACTGCGCCACTTGGCTCCGTATTCTGCGCTGCTCCCTGCGCTTGAGGCATCTCCAAGAGGGGCAGCAGCCCAGCACAGCCGGGGCGGCAAAGCTGCTAGCTTTCCTGCTGCGTGGGTGCCACAACAAGGACCTCTGCGTGGCCACTCTGCTGTGCGGTTGGGATCGTATGGGGCCCAGCCTGCATTACGTATACAGTGATGGTACTTGTCTCTCTGGGGATGTCTTTTCAGTTGGCTCTGGATCTCCCTACGCTTACGCTGTCTTGGATGGCGCTTACCGCTACGACCTGCCACTGGCAGAGGCTTTCGCGCTGGCCCGCCAGGCTGTCGCTCATGCTGCCCACCGAGACGCATACTCTGGAGGCAACGTTGACCTCTATTATGTTCAGCAAAGTGGTTGGATCTGTGTCTCGCGGGAAGATGTTGGCAGAATCTACCaagttttgggggaaatggaagaagaggaagaggaagaggattgCGAAGGAAAGAAATCTGGAAAAGAACAGACCAAACTCAACCAATAA